The Arachis duranensis cultivar V14167 chromosome 2, aradu.V14167.gnm2.J7QH, whole genome shotgun sequence genome has a window encoding:
- the LOC107473305 gene encoding shaggy-related protein kinase theta: MNMMRRLKSIASGRTSISSDPGGDSSTKRAKFDQETTGKVNDESITIDKGGQDQEDFVDAQMGDAVGTSDVSSVAKNEKSGFDQLPKELHDMKIADEKRKKNNEKDVEATVVSGNGTETGQIITTAIGGRDGQPKQTISYMAERVVGTGSFGVVFQAKCLETGEPVAIKKVLQDKRYKNRELQVMRMLEHPNVVRLKHCFFSTTDKDELYLNLVLEYVPETVYKVSKQFIRMHQYMPIINVQLYTYQICRALNYLHEVIGVCHRDIKPQNLLVNPQTHELKICDFGSAKMLVPGEPNISYICSRYYRAPELIFGATEYTTAIDMWSVGCVLAELLLGQPLFPGESGVDQLVEIIKILGTPTREEIRCMNPNYNEFKFPQIKAHPWHKVFNKKLPPEAVDLVSRLLQYSPNLRCTALAACAHPFFDDLRDPNTCLPNGRPLPPLFNFTEAELANAPDELRQRLIPEHARSSS; the protein is encoded by the exons ATGAATATGATGAGAAGGTTGAAGAGCATTGCTTCTGGCAGGACATCCATTTCTTCAGATCCT GGAGGTGATTCTAGCACGAAAAGAGCTAAGTTTGATCAGGAAACCACAGGGAAAGTCAATGATGAATCGATTACCATAGACAAAGGCGGCCAAGATCAGGAAGATTTTGTAGATGCACAAATGGGGGATGCTGTTGGCACATCAGATGTATCTTCGGTAGCCAAAAATGAAAAGTCAGGTTTTGATCAACTTCcgaaagaattgcatgatatGAAAATTGCTGatgagaaaaggaaaaagaacaaTGAGAAG GATGTAGAAGCAACTGTAGTGAGTGGTAATGGAACAGAAACAGGTCAAATAATTACAACTGCTATTGGTGGCCGAGATGGACAACCAAAGCAG ACAATATCGTACATGGCTGAACGCGTGGTTGGAACTGGTTCTTTTGGAGTTGTTTTTCAG GCTAAGTGCCTCGAGACTGGTGAACCGGTTGCCATAAAGAAGGTTTTGCAAGACAAGAGATATAAGAATAGGGAACTTCAGGTTATGCGCATGCTTGAGCATCCTAATGTTGTGCGACTAAAGCACTGTTTCTTTTCAACTACGGATAAGGATGAGTTGTACCTCAACCTGGTTTTGGAGTATGTTCCCGAAACTGTTTACAAGGTTTCAAAGCAGTTTATTAGGATGCACCAATATATGCCTATCATTAATGTGCAACTTTATACATATCAG ATATGCCGTGCATTGAATTATTTACATGAAGTCATTGGCGTCTGTCATCGTGACATCAAGCCCCAGAATTTATTG GTCAATCCTCAGACCCATGAGTTGAAGATATGCGATTTTGGTAGTGCAAAGATGTTG GTTCCCGGTGAACCCAACATATCATACATATGCTCGAGGTACTATAGGGCTCCAGAACTTATATTTGGGGCAACTGAATACACAACTGCTATTGATATGTGGTCTGTCGGTTGTGTTTTGGCTGAGCTCCTTCTAGGACAG CCATTGTTTCCAGGAGAGAGTGGGGTTGATCAGTTAGTAGAGATCATTAAG ATCTTGGGAACACCTACCAGAGAAGAAATAAGGTGCATGAATCCCAACTACAATGAATTCAAGTTTCCTCAGATTAAAGCGCACCCGTGGCACAAG GTTTTCAACAAGAAACTGCCACCTGAAGCAGTGGATCTTGTGTCAAGGCTACTTCAATATTCACCAAATCTACGTTGCACTGCG TTGGCTGCATGTGCACACCCATTCTTCGATGATCTACGGGACCCGAATACATGCCTGCCAAATGGGCGACCGCTGCCGCCGTTGTTCAATTTCACTGAAGCAG AACTGGCAAATGCACCTGATGAATTGCGTCAACGTCTCATTCCCGAGCATGCGAGGAGTTCGAGCTGA